Part of the Lotus japonicus ecotype B-129 chromosome 6, LjGifu_v1.2 genome, CGCTGAAGTATAACGGTAGCTGCCCTAATTAACATTGCTGCAGTTACAGCCCAGATGACATACTTCTTATTCTCAACCTCATAATCGAAATAATGTCGAAGGTACTTCTCTCCCATCCATTCTCTTTCATCAGCCCTCCTATTATCATTCTGCGTTAAAACCAAAGTGTCAGAAATCATGTTTATTTGCATTTCATCATGTCAAAATTTACAGAAATTTTCTAACAAAAAAGAAGTTCAAAGTTTTAAGGGAGACATGGAATTGGAGTAAAAACCTTGAGGAACATCTCTAGTGGAACATCAAATATAGTTTCTACTTCAGCTGCGTTTAAAACTGGGGAAAATACATCCTTGTCGGACAGCATTCCAACAACGGGTATTATTGTAATGCCATACTGCACATAATAACCACTTTGTAAGGGAATTCAGTTTTGGATTGAGTCCCCAAAGAAAATAATGTACACTGAAAAAGAAACATAGAATGTCAAATTGCACAACGAGCACATATTCTGAATTTGATGTTTACACTTTGGCATTTGTCCCTAGGAGAGGTGATCAATTAGGTATGTTGAAAATGACAGCACTGCCACTCAGAAACCGATCCGTGAAATTTTGGTAGTCCAACTACAACCTTGAGGAAAAAAGATTGGGAGACTTTTATACTTGAGTTTGAGGAGAAGAAACTAGATCTAAGCAGTGAATTGAAATACTAACTATGAGCAAAATTTTCAATAAATGTTTGAAAAGGGTGTTTGCAATAGTAATTCTGAGGAATTGGTAGCCTAAATCTAAGTAATAGGGTGTTTGGTTACCAAGTTCATAAACACTCATGAGTCATCAGAAGAAGTTACATGGTGTAATTTTTGAGTTACGGTTACATCATAGGCAATTAGGCACCGCCCACTGAGACAATCATGTTCGAGCTAGATAGAAATACTTCAAGCGGCAAAGCTCTCTCTACCAGTGGGTATTTAACTCAAACCTGGGATCTCTGCTTAAGTTAGATAACCCGTGCATTTTGATCTAAACGCTTGCGGGTTTAATTTAGTGAATTGTgtgtcaccaccaccctccaaaTACTTTACAAATGAAGTTTAACTTAGTGAGCAGAATGCAGGTAGAAGTAGAGTTTCGATTCAGCTTTGTGTTCCATCTAACTTTCACTTATGTTTTCTTCTTATCTCATATCTCTCATTTCCCTACCTTCTCTTCCTATATCACACAATAGCATGGAATTGATACTAGAAGTAACCAAAAATGAAGtgaggaaaaaataaaaatagaacaCAATGTTAATACTAATCATACATAGTGATACCTTGGTATGGAAGGGTTCAAGCAGAGTGATGACAGTAACAAGAGAAGGATCCAAGCCAATCTCCTCCTTAGCCTCCCTCAACGCCGTTTCTACATCATCAGCATCACCTTCTTCCCTCTTGCCACCGGGCAAAGCAACCTCACCTGCAATTCAACAACCACACGCATCAGTGAAAAATACCAAAACTTGAGAGTGACCCAGAAGAAGAAAGGGTGAAATATATACATACCGGAGTGTGTTGACAGAGAAGAAGCTCGCTGGGTGAGAAACACTCGCAGATTGCCATCGGAATCTTCGAAGAGACAGATGAGAACTGCGGCTCTCTTTGTCGGATTCGAATTGAACTGGTCGCGGCTGAGATTGGTGATGTTGGGTAGCGAGTTTGAAGATCGAAAGTGATGAAGCAGAGCTTGTAATCTCTCTGGAACCTTGTTTGAACCCATCGCCATCAAAAAAATTTCCAAGATTTTACAAACTTGCAAGTTATTATTTACAATCAATAACGTTGTTGAAGTGATGATATACAGAAACGTGGTAACCGTATCAGATAAAAGACAATGAAACAATGTCCTGTTCACCACTCATGCATGCCCTGTGTTTTGTTTTCAACTTCAAAATGGATTTATCACGCGATTTGACTAAGACTAATCTAATGCAAAATATAACCTCAAAGGGTCGTCGGTTTAGTCGAGCATGACAGGGAGAGAGTCGAACCACTACTAGTCCCCTTAAGGTGAGATAAATATAAGTCTTTTGTACATGTTCTTTGAACCCGACCGTATTTTCTACCTTCGATGCACTATTTTTTCACCTTGTCATGATTTGAATAGAAAGAGTGCAAAGTATTCGTTCAAATAGGACTAAAAAAATTTGCCACTTTGAATTATGAAACTAACCATGAAAATTTAGAAATACATGTATGTAGCATAATATTGTGTCACAGATGGAACATAAGCATTAGCAAGCTGCACAAGCAATCTCAATATGGTAATAATAAACCATAACAAAATCAACAATATGATCATATCTTTGAATATTACTATTACAATTGAGAAGGAAAAATATAAGATGCTTTTCTATATACATACATGACTGATAAAGATGATAAACAGAAGCAATCAGCAAATCACACCCTCATGCAGGTCAACTGACCCATTCTCTACAGTGGTTTGAATTTCTATTACATTCATATGCACAAATAAGAAGCAATCAAATGAATAAATAGTGTCATCTCATCTTTACTTTATGGCATGTTGCAAAACAATTTGACTCTGCTCAATTCAAGTCACCCAAAAGGCTTTGATACTTAAAAATGTGCTTTATCTTAGGAACCATTGCTGTGAACTGCCTCCACTACTTGAACCACAGATTTTTCTGTGGTTGGATAAGACAATCTCCTAGCTTTTGTAGTCCCTTTTCCATTCTCCAAAGGAGGAGTCCCTTTTGCATTGGATGAATTAGGTGTAGCTGAAACTGGGGTTTTAGGTGTTGATATACTCTTATCCTTCTGAACCTTGCTTGACTGTTTGTTTGGGCTTGGAGATTTCTTCAGGTTAATGTTATGAATGCGGCTTTCCCATGGCCGAGCAGCGATCCAGCGATCCTTCCAGCTCCAACCCCAGTTAGCTTTGCCAAGTTCACAATTGCCTAGCATTTGGCTCTGACTAGAGTTGGCCCTCCACTATGATTCATAAAACATGTAATTCATTTTCAGCTGGATCAGGGAAAACAAGAAAAGGAGACATTCCTAAGATTTCCATACCTGATGAGAAAAGGCATATGCCAACGTTCTTTCCCGCTTAACTGCTGCTTCTTCTCTCTGATGTATCCTTCCAAGGGTTTCCTCCATGGTTTCAGAACCACCAGACCATTCAACCTGTAATTTAGGCAAAC contains:
- the LOC130722553 gene encoding protein IQ-DOMAIN 9 translates to MGSGHWFKSIIRLRKSKGGRSKKAKGALAPEKASALKLSDYTGKESGDLENGIKNENLVSVETIAAIRIQTAFRAYKARKALRRLKRFTKLKVQIQGYSVKKQAGTTITYLHSWSKIQAEIRARRICMVTEDKVRQRKLESQLKLEAKLHDLEVEWSGGSETMEETLGRIHQREEAAVKRERTLAYAFSHQWRANSSQSQMLGNCELGKANWGWSWKDRWIAARPWESRIHNINLKKSPSPNKQSSKVQKDKSISTPKTPVSATPNSSNAKGTPPLENGKGTTKARRLSYPTTEKSVVQVVEAVHSNGS
- the LOC130722555 gene encoding nudix hydrolase 15, mitochondrial-like, with product MAMGSNKVPERLQALLHHFRSSNSLPNITNLSRDQFNSNPTKRAAVLICLFEDSDGNLRVFLTQRASSLSTHSGEVALPGGKREEGDADDVETALREAKEEIGLDPSLVTVITLLEPFHTKYGITIIPVVGMLSDKDVFSPVLNAAEVETIFDVPLEMFLKNDNRRADEREWMGEKYLRHYFDYEVENKKYVIWAVTAAMLIRAATVILQRPPAFLEKRPKIWGGITESDRIMLQNSSSKQ